The sequence tcgatcggatgctatgctgcatctcaggtctccttttcgtggttttttgcaagggcgtgaaccgcttgactgcctgctctttgttgtttggcaagcactggcgtggttctctgaaaggtagtggggcgaccccactatttgctttgtctctgaagaccttggtgtcctccgtttttaagatgatggcgtcttgagtcgatggagcaagtttattatcgtgctccttatgagcaaagacagactgacccagcgtctcgtcagttactttgcgcttgttaaagccttgtggtgcttcctggacgcacatggaacttgtgcggtgttgaagaatcatatggcggctactctctagcacattggtcttgagtgtgttaaccgttgatttgtgttcgttgccagggcacacctctcctatcaccacccagcccagatccaggcgttgggcaaagggggcgtcgtgtggtccattgacctgctgcctaaccttgtgtacccggagaacatccctccctaatagcaggagtatttctgcttctggatccagctctgggatgtatttggcgatgtggtggagatgtggttggtgtagcaccgcacttggcgtcgggatctcagtgcggttattcaagattttctcgcactctacgagtggggggagacagatgaggactttaccatccagggactcgatctggaagccttcggccctccttccgtaagttttcatgttgcctgagcaagttctaaggtagtatgggaactgctcactctcaatgttgaacaagttaaagaactttggactgactagcgagcggttgctctgatcgtccagaattacgtaggctttgatggccttgtctttggctcccttagggtacaccttagtgagacagatctttgaacaagaacggcttgcctgagcttgaccgcaaacttccgtacatctcgagctgacaacagttgtcctggagtgagcttctccctccccgccgtcctgttgtgggggtgaaggagcgttgtcggtttgcggtgacgggccaggatgcatggcccagtcgtgattagtgctatcacattccaggcacttcacggcgatcgtacactctctcgcacagtgagaggtcgaggaacagcatctaaagcatattcctttctcctcgaggagggccttcttctcttcgaggggtttttccctaaacgttctgcatcttttgagggggtggggtttgttatgcaatggacaattcttgctagagtcgttgttagttgtaaggacttcagtcttaagcgctgagactggtttagtgatgttggaattattcgaagtggatttatctggcttggtgtaaattgtactgcttcctggacctatgaggctaggatcgtttcgcttcttcgcctccttgcacacgaacctggtgaaatactcgaagggagggaattgaccttcgtgttcttccttgtaatctgaggcaacggacaaccacctgtcctgcagcccaaatggaagtttgtccacgagttgtctaatcccgtttggagtgtctaggtatactagaccagctgagtggccatcttctttggcgccttgaatctccatgagtaaatctccgaattctcttagcttggtgtggtccttggctgacaccttaggaaaatttcccaaacgttggcatagcgccgcctcaataatttcgggggctccgtagccctcctgaagtctctcccatgctttcttcaatgctagctcgggtttgttgatgtacactgaacgcatgcgtctcacctgttcgcatgattcttttcccagccattttgccataagatccaactcctgggttgctctgagctggactccgtcgatagcgttggtgaaagtggagtaccatgcacggtaattttcaggtttatcgtcgaaccggtatagtcctgaagtgacgagatcccgtcgtgcgaaataccgtgctgcggattcgtctgcaggtggcgtgcgggctgagggaacatgtccacaggtacatgactgagggcgtacatctgttatgggatttgctggtctggactcagtctttgcctctcttctccccaaatccggtaagttcggtgtcgagaagtacttgtcgtgagcccttgcattcctgggttcatcgcggagttgcgagggtaaattatcttcctcggatggacgtgatgccgtcgggcctctccaagactcctcgtgaagtgggacgttatcgaataagtaaagagaggaagaaagagtcttccattccatttgagattggacatagtcccttgtacgttccaatccgatcttttctgaggtagattttccgtccttcggatcatgcatttcttcggcgtcttctattaactctgcttccacctcggcagctgctgcttctcgttctagcttcagcgcttctaaccgtgcctctacccttttcctttccaattcgttttcggcttctctggcagccgcttccttctggttttcggcttctctggcagccgcttccttctggttttcggcttctctggcagccttttccttctggttttcggcttctctggcagccgctttcatctttacttctaattcttctttggcaaagcgcgctcgcaccttggcggcttctgctttcgctcttgcttgggtggccttacttgatgccctactgcccctatcgcaggatgacgatgactttgacaacgacttgatgctggatcgggttgacatggctgcactttaaacacctgataatgccgctttttcactataacgttctcgctcgggtgtgaagtaacgccgaggtaaacgtcgagataaaccagaatcaatgcaaacgagaccgcagtaagattaaccatttactgttcactcttcacattaacgcatggtgaaaactgttgaaaaacaatagaagattggtacagtgtttgttcccttctaaatatcacatttacattgtgaatacttgcaaaggtaaaactacaataactacattacattaaagtgcagcatacagtcagaatctagctgctccattggctgctttagatacacttcaatacaaactatcccgactctttaactgacgaaaaggtaaaccttaccgaccgtcgttacttttaacagaatcggcgttaacattttaactcaaaataccgattatctaatgacttacagcgttgctttcactgtgtctttggtgcatagagagaccctagtcagcgttatggtcgcacatgtgagtgacccccacccttgcgtgaatctcaaaccggtaattccccacaagacgcggcgaacccggatgtgacgtcatcgcagccgcgatgtattacagacaaatcaattgatttaaacaatcctaactttaactaaaaaatgctaacaaattactacgcgaaaatattataaactaaataactgccataaaggcagcacagttaatatgttaaaacattttgggttgatgtttgtcaatttatagatcaatatattaacatggatttaactttttgttttgaaattgtCTTATTTGGTTTTACTAAtaataccaaatctcatagggatcatttcctTACCATACATATTTTGttgatttacagcaaattttatatccataaatgcaatcacagcaataagaaaccttcatttatattttttacatcagacttcaaactatacgtttatactctgaaaGCTTCCCATAatcagaaagctgtaaagactgtacaaatctgtcaaagttttgcgttatctctgtaaatgttcctgttttgtgactcctcttatatacagttccttctgtccaacagtatttagagcgaatttccttgtttatttgtatatttatagttaatagttatatatttgttgctgctttcctgtgattccctgtctttgttagcatatgtttagtgtttctgtttttgattgtgtttaataaaaatttaaaaaatttataaatgataataaaatttactttgaactttgagcctcggggaacttgctttgattctgagaacaaacagtgactgacatctgcagcccgccctcggatacactcacagccaatcagagaacaccactgggagcttcttgcctccattggctgaggagtgtcagtgggcgggacgctgagcggaccgaagtttggaatcgggaacgagtggacccggtgagagacccgagattgggagcagctccccgggtaaaggctgcaacagcggccggagttttgaatccttccgatggcggaggtgaagattcgggcggaaattccgtgagatgtttcagccacacagggggagcccggtctttccccgttgtggatcggggcctattgtccggagtttcctcccagtcctgtctccttcctgctgggatacgggagctggcccgcagcggctgccgatggaactccggtgctgtgagcgctcccctgtgcaaaaggacaggctgaaggtcaagggagaaccaggcgcaaaggtaaactcggactttagaaaataagtaaaggacaggcctggccactcggcccgttgcgcctattccaccctttcctcagaatagtcctttttaaaatctttttattgattttaaacaaacataaatgaaacatgaatacaaagagcttgagagtacataattaataggttaagatataaatacaaatagatgataataacctcccaaactcatagtggttacaaaaaatggagaaaataataaaccctcccccccaaaaaaatgaaaaaaatcctaaccgacatgggccactgcattatatcaattatacacagtagcgtcaataactccgcacctccatccaaataattaaggacaataaaagtaaggtttagggaaagacagtttagctcatatgaaaatgttgaataaatggtctccaagtttcttcaaatttaactgaagggtcaaagacaacacttgtaattttttctaaactcaaacaagaaatagtttgagaaaaccactgaaatatagttggaggattaatttctttccaattcaataggatagatcttctagccattaatgtaacaaaaacCATCATCCGccaggctgaggggggataaacgactttttccaccattggtaaaccgaaaattgcagtaataggatgcggttgcaatttgatattcagaactggtgaaataataccaaaaatatctttccaataattttgcaaacaggggcaagaccagaacatgtgggtcaatgaagcgacttcagaatgacatctgtcactggttggattaacataagaataaaatctagcaagtttatccttggacatgtgagccctaggaacaaccttaaattgtattagggcatgtttagcacaaatagaagaagaattgactaattgtaaaattttctcccactgctctgtgggtataagacagtcaagttctttttcccattccttcttaattatttctgatactcctggctgtattttcatgatcatatgataaatgatggctacttaacccttctggcaaggattcagagctagaattttttctgtaatgtccattggacataatttcagaaaatactaacattcaagaaatttctaacttgcaagtatctaaaaaaatgagttttaggttggatagctgttcaaaggacataaaactgttatctaaaaatagatcacgaaaacatgttataccttttgttttccataacacaaaggcttggtccataaaagagggctggaaaaagaagttagatataatagggcttgattattcaagccaaagaatttacgaaattgaaaccatattcttaatgtatgtttaactataggattagttatttgtttattcggtttagataaagcaaaaggaagcgaagatcctaaaatagaaaacaatgagaagtcttgtacagatttacactccaaatttacccattgtgggcaaggtactatgaccgattcttgtgtccaaaatattaaatactgaatattaactgcccaatagtaaaatctcaggtttggcaaagcaaaccaccttccttctaaggcttctgtaaatattttttacttaatctagtatttttattctgccacacataggaggatattttggagtcaataatatcaaaaaaagatttaggaataacaattggtaatgcttggaataaatataaaaatttgggtaatactatcatcttgatagtattaattcgaccaaccaatgacagagataatggggaccacctggtaacaagttgcttgatttgttcaattaaaggtaaaaaattaactttaaataaacccttatgtttcttggtaattttaatacccaaataagtaaaatgatctgtgacaactttaaatggtaagtgtttataaattggaacttgcatatttaatggaaataattcactcttattaaaattcagtttgtagccagaaaagctactaaactgagcaagcaaggatgaaatagcaggaatagatctctcagggtcagatatgtatagtaacaaatcatcagcatataatgataacttataagtcccttacccacgggtaataccaaaaatattaggtgattcacgaatggcaacggctaaaggttccaaagcaatgtcaaataatagaggacttaaagggcagccttgccttgtaccacaggacaactgaaaaaaaggagatctttgattattggtatgaaccgaagccaaaggtttataatacattaatttaatccatgatataaattttaagctaaaatttaaattctgcaacatattaaataaatatagtcaTTCAAATCTattgaacgctttttcagcatctaaggaaatgacatcctggtattttagatgaagaagtataaattatattaattaattttctaatgttaaaagttgaataacaggttttaataaatccagtctgatcttcagagataatttgaggtaatacattttctaatgtagtggccaaaattttggtaaaaatcttagaatccgtattcagcaaggatattggccgataggatgcacattcagtggagtcgttatctttttttaagaattggagaaatggaggcatcataaaaagattgtggttatttacctacagttaacgcatctttaaaaattttacaaagccaaggagcgagtataaaagaaaaggatttaaaatattcagcaggataaccgtccggaccaggggctttccttgaattcattgaaaaaggaagtgggttcccctttccagaccctgcccggggacttgtgccactcctcacggttatatatggaacctctcggacggggacagggagtgggttcccctttcccaggcagacgcccgaaggtgaccggcagccaccagaggggctgatgtaatacaagccatggcacggtgggtcactgaggtaagggaacccatttgaatgacagcccgactgcatgcggatttggtgaatttacccgataactacagaaaaaaggagaatcccttccgtactttatagctcgttttaaggatacgtgagagtccaatgccggcaaacccctggacagatcaatttaccataaattctgatgaatatggagcgcaaatgactctttaaagggactggggaaaagcgagagtgtgcacagagatccggtagtgaggagatggagttcgggtcctggcgaagaacccagaacgggtggcagagTCGTGCAGatggtgcagatgaagaggacacttggctgaggacagaaatggggtttgtagaaagaggggacattgggccagagattgtcgcactgcaatcacagacaagaataataaggggcaggaagagagccaggatcacagtaatactcgacagagtaacacatttactctccacaatccctttggtcccggatagggcaggctaggggggacggatgacagtgatactcgacggagtaccacatttactctccacaatccctttggtcccagatagggcaggccggaggggacggatcacagtaataatcgacagagtaccacatttactctccacaatccctttggtcccggatagggcaggctagaggggacggatcacagtgatactcgacagagtaccacatttactctccacaatccctttggtcccgaatagggcaggccagaggggacggatcacagtcatattcgacagagtaccacatttactctccacaatccctttggtcccggataggacaggccagaggggacggatcacagtcatattcgacagagtaccacatttattctccacaatccctttggtcctggatagggcaggccagaggggacggatcacagtaatattcGACAggataccacatttactctccacaatccctttggttccggacagggcaggccagaggggacggtgatacaggcggctgtgatcaggctcaccacacaggcaggctcttttctcactgctgtaatcaggtagaaggtgcaagagcctcaggactcgccccaccagggtcaggagcaATTACtacacctcagccatcaggctgtggaacaacgcaggataactgcactcacctgctgtccatagcaaatcatcgtactgggactgtctcaaaatgagtgaaataagaggtggtttgtctgagacagatcacattcctgtctcagaattagagaagtacaatctcacaggatatttacagcggaagggctggaatgatgtttcccataaggtgtggaaccagcgctcacagactcaaaatccgaggacaactcggcaggactgagatgaggagaaatttcctcacccagagtgcagtgaatcattgcaattatctccacaaggtttctaaattgaatagacatatcctggggctcagcggtgatggaaagttgcaggaaagtggtgctgaggtcaaaagtcaagcatgttctgtttgaagggcagaagaggtgcaaggggccgaatggccacaccttctctatttctgattttctgaaacacgagtttacctttgcgcctcactgtttcttgtcctgtcagattgaacaggggagcgctgagagcaccggacatctatcggcagccgctgcggttatttcatgttctcgttgtttatttgcattggcgaagtttgttgtcttctgcagtctggttgatctttcagtgatccagatatagttaccattctgtagcttttctctgtatgtttgtaggagttgtaggtggcgacttatatgtactctgttagtttttggaatagtcacttggggaatctgaggtggaggcttatttaaaattatacttagatattatccaaccaatgtttatttgacaagggttaattctgatattgaaactaactgttctttttgtggtttctatccagaggatttatttcatctgttttgggattgtgaatatgttaaaacattttgggttgatgtttgtcaatttgtagatcaatatattaatgtggattttactttttgttttgaaaatgtcttatttgggtttactaataacaccaaatctcacagggatcatttctttatcataaatcttttgttaatttgcagcaaattttatatccataaatgcaatcacagcaataagaaaccttcatttatatttttacgtcAGACTTCAAGCT is a genomic window of Hemitrygon akajei unplaced genomic scaffold, sHemAka1.3 Scf000067, whole genome shotgun sequence containing:
- the LOC140722019 gene encoding uncharacterized protein, with amino-acid sequence MSTRSSIKSLSKSSSSCDRGSRASSKATQARAKAEAAKVRARFAKEELEVKMKAAAREAENQKEKAAREAENQKEAAAREAENQKEAAAREAENELERKRVEARLEALKLEREAAAAEVEAELIEDAEEMHDPKDGKSTSEKIGLERTRDYVQSQMEWKTLSSSLYLFDNVPLHEESWRGPTASRPSEEDNLPSQLRDEPRNARAHDKYFSTPNLPDLGRREAKTESRPANPITDVRPQSCTCGHVPSARTPPADESAARYFARRDLVTSGLYRFDDKPENYRAWYSTFTNAIDGVQLRATQELDLMAKWLGKESCEQVRRMRSVYINKPELALKKAWERLQEGYGAPEIIEAALCQRLGNFPKVSAKDHTKLREFGDLLMEIQGAKEDGHSAGLVYLDTPNGIRQLVDKLPFGLQDRG